A single Triticum dicoccoides isolate Atlit2015 ecotype Zavitan chromosome 2A, WEW_v2.0, whole genome shotgun sequence DNA region contains:
- the LOC119358710 gene encoding probable WRKY transcription factor 61 encodes MAALATPATSAALVSDMMAQGRKSAAALEALLQVQDHAGMRELTAKILGCGDRTLAVLHGKPARRHKRKPDPHGGAATQTSAKTRTRASSGEPTRVEWTRNWDDDFMWTKYGQKHIRDNDHPRHYFRCAYALHDGGCPATRHVQRCPEHDPPLYVLTYFAEHTCCRHGVAAAVMKNVKMQPLLVLDFGSAAAPSGPSPYWLNYGDVSGDISRSEELRGEVTKVESTPSSDLLPAGPAVVAQLSSSADDARYSSSPAAWDPSAADWEYFVNNSSDYVREFFDLEDVTLYQ; translated from the exons ATGGCGGCACTGGCCACTCCGGCCACTTCTGCGGCGCTGGTGTCCGATATGATGGCGCAGGGCCGCAAGTCTGCCGCTGCCCTCGAGGCCCTTCTCCAGGTCCAGGATCACGCCGGGATGCGGGAGCTCACCGCCAAGATTCTCGGCTGCGGCGACCGCACCCTCGCCGTCCTCCACGGCAAACCTGCACGCCGGCATAAGCGCAAGCCGGACCCCCACGGCGGCGCAGCCACTCAGACAAGCGCCAAAACAAG GACGCGCGCGAGCAGCGGAGAGCCAACGAGGGTGGAGTGGACGCGGAACTGGGACGACGACTTCATGTGGACCAAGTACGGGCAGAAGCACATCCGGGATAACGACCACCCCAGGCACTACTTCAGGTGCGCCTACGCGCTCCACGACGGCGGCTGTCCGGCCACGAGGCATGTCCAGCGATGCCCGGAGCACGACCCTCCCCTCTACGTCCTCACATACTTCGCCGAGCACACCTGCTGCCGCCACGGCGTTGCCGCCGCCGTCATGAAGAACGTCAAGATGCAGCCGCTGCTCGTCCTTGACTTTGGGTCGGCGGCCGCACCGAGCGGCCCCTCCCCTTATTGGCTCAACTACGGTGATGTTTCGGGTGATATCTCACGCTCGGAAGAGCTCCGAGGTGAGGTGACCAAAGTTGAGTCAACGCCGTCGTCAGACTTGCTGCCCGCTGGGCCGGCGGTGGTGGCGCAGCTGAGCTCGTCGGCAGACGACGCCCGTTACTCCTCTTCCCCTGCTGCATGGGACCCATCGGCCGCCGATTGGGAGTACTTCGTGAACAACTCGTCGGATTATGTTAGAGAGTTCTTCGATTTGGAAGACGTTACCTTGTACCAATAG